The following proteins come from a genomic window of Corallococcus sp. NCRR:
- a CDS encoding DUF4292 domain-containing protein — protein MNRAAAAIFLALLCSACPKRLEFGPEGRIEDAQTLYQHVRERQAKVVNLEGDAKLHVDSPQGSGTLSTYLSITRPALIHLETYDFFNRPVASLVSDGERFGVYQARENTYLQGPASAENVSRFLPVVLPSEELVAVMLGQVPLLPPESMTLELDEKERVYVLKLQRGPATQTLRVDPKHLRIVKSEVRGVPGYDLAFEDFQQRGDQFFPDKVHLIAASADTKLDLKYTDIRLNGRPDLTLYEMGAPEGAKVVDVDARGQEVRPEGPVSRPPPAPGS, from the coding sequence ATGAACCGCGCAGCCGCCGCAATCTTCCTGGCCCTCCTCTGTTCGGCCTGCCCCAAACGTCTCGAGTTCGGTCCGGAGGGCCGCATCGAGGACGCCCAGACGCTCTACCAGCACGTGCGCGAGCGGCAGGCGAAGGTCGTGAACCTGGAGGGTGACGCCAAGCTGCACGTGGACTCACCCCAGGGCAGCGGAACGCTCTCCACCTATCTCTCCATCACCCGCCCGGCCCTCATCCACCTGGAGACGTACGACTTCTTCAACCGTCCGGTGGCCTCGCTCGTCTCCGACGGTGAGCGCTTCGGCGTCTACCAGGCGCGGGAGAACACGTACCTCCAGGGCCCGGCGAGCGCGGAGAACGTGTCCCGCTTCCTGCCCGTCGTCCTGCCGAGCGAGGAGCTGGTGGCGGTGATGCTGGGGCAGGTCCCCCTGCTGCCGCCGGAGTCCATGACCCTGGAGCTGGACGAGAAGGAGCGGGTGTACGTGCTCAAGCTCCAGCGGGGCCCGGCCACGCAGACACTGCGCGTGGATCCCAAACACCTGCGCATCGTGAAGAGCGAGGTCCGGGGCGTGCCGGGCTACGACCTGGCGTTCGAGGACTTCCAGCAGCGGGGCGACCAGTTCTTCCCGGACAAGGTGCACCTCATCGCCGCCTCGGCGGACACGAAGCTGGACCTGAAGTACACGGACATCCGCCTCAACGGCCGCCCGGACCTGACGCTCTATGAAATGGGCGCGCCCGAGGGGGCGAAGGTGGTGGACGTGGACGCGCGGGGCCAGGAGGTCCGGCCGGAGGGGCCGGTGTCCCGGCCGCCCCCAGCGCCGGGTTCCTGA
- a CDS encoding MotA/TolQ/ExbB proton channel family protein, with the protein MSLNDLLHYLRLGGVTLALLLGASVVALGVAIERLIALWGVSERSRNLGEIVQKHLLRGDMAAARTAAERSDAVAADIFLAGFDRWERSRASGGNGIESAVERERAQVGLKLRRNLWLLATIGSTTPFVGLFGTVAGIMRSFKDLGVDVEAGGTGGSAAVMTGISEALVATAVGILVAVQAMVFYNYFQARLSRVLVELRLLGDEFAEVLKERSAGGPLPDATQPPRESATPPAPRPDPQPAS; encoded by the coding sequence ATGAGCCTGAACGATCTACTTCATTACCTTCGCCTGGGCGGCGTCACCCTCGCCCTCCTCCTGGGCGCCTCCGTGGTGGCCCTGGGCGTGGCCATCGAGCGGCTCATCGCCCTCTGGGGCGTGAGCGAGCGCTCCCGCAACCTGGGGGAGATCGTCCAGAAGCACCTCCTCCGGGGTGACATGGCCGCCGCCCGCACCGCCGCCGAGCGCTCCGACGCCGTGGCGGCCGACATCTTCCTCGCCGGGTTCGACCGCTGGGAGCGCTCCCGCGCCAGTGGCGGCAACGGCATCGAGTCCGCCGTGGAGCGCGAGCGCGCCCAGGTGGGCTTGAAGCTGCGGCGCAACCTGTGGCTGCTCGCCACCATCGGCTCGACGACGCCCTTCGTGGGCCTCTTCGGCACCGTGGCCGGCATCATGCGCTCCTTCAAGGACCTGGGCGTGGACGTGGAGGCCGGCGGCACCGGCGGCTCCGCGGCCGTGATGACGGGCATCTCCGAGGCGCTCGTCGCCACCGCCGTGGGCATCCTCGTCGCCGTGCAGGCGATGGTCTTCTACAACTACTTCCAGGCCCGGCTATCCCGCGTGCTGGTGGAGCTGCGCCTGTTGGGCGACGAGTTCGCGGAGGTCCTCAAGGAGCGCTCCGCCGGTGGCCCGCTGCCGGACGCCACGCAGCCCCCGCGCGAGAGCGCCACGCCCCCCGCGCCCCGCCCGGATCCGCAGCCCGCCTCGTAA
- a CDS encoding ExbD/TolR family protein, which translates to MAMGKTPGSGDDEVEGAGFAEINITPLTDVMLVLLIIFMVTSSVITQQGPGGGAKAGLKVNLPKGGAADVTAKTTDLSVAVLADGRFVLAGNVVAEAELKQAFDAAKNQNPDTVVIVQADEGVPHGTVVQVMELAKKAGLAQLAIGVREGN; encoded by the coding sequence ATGGCCATGGGAAAGACGCCCGGCTCGGGCGATGACGAGGTGGAGGGCGCGGGCTTCGCGGAGATCAACATCACGCCGCTGACGGACGTGATGCTCGTGCTGCTCATCATCTTCATGGTGACCAGCTCGGTCATCACCCAGCAGGGTCCGGGCGGCGGCGCGAAGGCGGGCCTCAAGGTGAACCTGCCCAAGGGCGGCGCCGCGGACGTCACCGCGAAGACCACCGACCTGTCCGTGGCGGTGCTGGCGGATGGCCGCTTCGTGCTCGCGGGCAACGTCGTCGCGGAAGCGGAGCTGAAGCAGGCCTTCGACGCCGCGAAGAACCAGAACCCAGACACCGTGGTCATCGTGCAGGCGGACGAAGGCGTTCCCCACGGCACCGTGGTGCAGGTGATGGAGCTGGCGAAGAAGGCCGGCCTCGCGCAGCTCGCCATCGGCGTGCGCGAAGGCAACTAA
- a CDS encoding acyl-CoA dehydrogenase: protein MSAGINTYKTDLREIFFTLFEQFGFGQVAGTAPYDAWGPDEAKAVLTETYRFAREVLGPLNSVGDREGCRVENGSVFTPKGFKDAWGKLYEQGFKTVAVSPDHGGQGAPMMLQVTVEEILSGANTAFNMYPGLAFGAAEVIAECGTPAQQKQFVERMLNGTWGGTMCLTEPHAGSDVGAAKSTAKRNADGTYSIKGTKIFISGGDHDMAGNIIHLVLARIDGAPVGTKGLSLFIVPKLRINADGSSGQSNDVTVASIEHKMGINGSATCVLNFGENDGCLGELVGTVEHVGMSQMFKMMNGARIAVGIQGVSLASAAYYNALDYAKDRKQGSHFTKWKDPSAPRASIIEHPDVRRMLLDIKAHVEGIRALVIKLAMHLDKAKQLAGKDDDAATYHKGQVEVLTPLVKSYGSDQAFRLCAQAIQVYGGAGYIQDYPVEQYTRDSKIFSIYEGTNHIQAMDLVGRKMGQAGGAHFQQFMGDVGSFVEAHREHPVLGEAVKTLAGAQEGLMSSAMALFGWSQDQGRFPLIPLSANRFLNMMSEVAVGWLLLDAAVIAEKAAANVAADHPDKAFYEGKKFSALWYARNVLPNVEFAARLIATEDTSPMDITDAAFGGV, encoded by the coding sequence ATGTCCGCCGGCATCAACACCTACAAGACCGACCTTCGAGAGATCTTCTTCACGCTGTTCGAGCAGTTCGGCTTCGGCCAGGTGGCGGGCACGGCCCCCTATGACGCCTGGGGCCCGGACGAGGCGAAGGCGGTCCTCACGGAGACGTACCGCTTCGCCCGCGAGGTGCTGGGGCCCCTCAACTCGGTCGGTGACCGGGAGGGCTGCCGGGTGGAGAACGGCTCGGTCTTCACGCCCAAGGGCTTCAAGGACGCGTGGGGCAAGCTCTACGAGCAGGGCTTCAAGACGGTGGCGGTGAGCCCCGACCACGGCGGCCAGGGCGCGCCGATGATGCTCCAGGTGACGGTGGAGGAGATCCTCTCCGGCGCCAACACGGCCTTCAACATGTACCCGGGCCTGGCGTTCGGCGCGGCGGAGGTCATCGCCGAGTGTGGCACTCCCGCGCAGCAGAAGCAGTTCGTGGAGCGCATGCTCAACGGCACGTGGGGCGGCACCATGTGCCTCACCGAGCCGCACGCCGGCTCCGACGTGGGCGCGGCCAAGTCCACCGCGAAGCGCAACGCGGACGGCACCTACAGCATCAAGGGCACGAAGATCTTCATCTCCGGCGGCGACCATGACATGGCCGGGAACATCATCCATCTGGTGCTCGCGCGCATTGACGGCGCGCCGGTGGGCACCAAGGGCCTGTCGCTGTTCATCGTCCCCAAGCTGCGCATCAACGCGGACGGCTCCTCCGGCCAGTCCAACGACGTCACCGTGGCGTCCATCGAGCACAAGATGGGCATCAACGGCTCGGCCACGTGTGTCCTCAACTTCGGTGAGAACGACGGCTGTCTGGGCGAGCTCGTGGGCACGGTCGAGCACGTGGGCATGAGCCAGATGTTCAAGATGATGAACGGCGCGCGCATCGCCGTGGGCATCCAGGGCGTGAGCCTGGCGTCGGCCGCGTACTACAACGCGCTCGACTACGCGAAGGACCGCAAGCAGGGCTCCCACTTCACCAAGTGGAAGGACCCGTCCGCGCCGCGCGCCTCCATCATCGAGCACCCGGACGTGCGCCGCATGCTGCTGGACATCAAGGCGCACGTGGAGGGCATCCGCGCGCTGGTCATCAAGCTGGCCATGCACCTGGACAAGGCGAAGCAGCTGGCGGGCAAGGACGACGACGCCGCCACCTACCACAAGGGCCAGGTGGAGGTGCTGACGCCGCTGGTGAAGTCCTACGGCTCCGACCAGGCCTTCCGCCTCTGCGCGCAGGCCATCCAGGTGTACGGCGGCGCCGGCTACATCCAGGACTACCCGGTGGAGCAGTACACGCGCGACTCGAAGATCTTCTCCATCTACGAGGGCACCAACCACATCCAGGCCATGGACCTGGTCGGCCGCAAGATGGGCCAGGCGGGCGGCGCGCACTTCCAGCAGTTCATGGGCGACGTGGGCAGCTTCGTGGAAGCGCACCGCGAGCACCCGGTGCTGGGCGAGGCCGTGAAGACGCTGGCCGGCGCGCAGGAAGGCCTGATGTCCAGCGCGATGGCGCTGTTCGGCTGGTCGCAGGACCAGGGCCGCTTCCCGCTCATCCCGCTGTCCGCCAACCGCTTCCTCAACATGATGTCGGAGGTCGCAGTGGGCTGGCTGCTGCTGGACGCGGCCGTCATCGCGGAGAAGGCCGCCGCCAACGTGGCCGCCGACCACCCGGACAAGGCGTTCTACGAGGGCAAGAAGTTCAGCGCCCTGTGGTACGCGCGCAACGTGCTGCCCAACGTGGAGTTCGCCGCGCGCCTCATCGCCACCGAGGACACGTCCCCGATGGACATCACCGACGCGGCGTTCGGCGGCGTCTGA
- a CDS encoding MaoC family dehydratase, with the protein MPARKLYFESIRVGDELPALAKAPVDRVQLSRYAGASGDYNPVHVDELYAKSVGMPSVYAPGMLVMGMLGQLISDWARGGQLRRYNVRFIKMVWPGDTVVCKGRVSDRHGSGGRYFVEIDLWAENQKGELVMKGGSQIQLFYSLEDENRQRSGQSPIVVEVPRESLVVPAPATPDAATSAPAPAAPERDRDEDDEDDDEESGEPRSGASSKKTAPREKPAAKTASLPAAKKAKK; encoded by the coding sequence ATGCCCGCGCGCAAGCTCTACTTCGAATCCATCCGCGTCGGTGACGAGCTGCCGGCGCTGGCCAAGGCCCCGGTGGACCGCGTCCAGCTGTCGCGCTACGCGGGCGCCTCCGGCGACTACAACCCCGTGCACGTGGACGAGCTCTACGCCAAGAGCGTGGGCATGCCGTCCGTCTACGCCCCCGGCATGCTCGTCATGGGCATGTTGGGCCAGCTCATCAGCGACTGGGCCCGGGGCGGCCAGCTGCGGCGCTACAACGTCCGCTTCATCAAGATGGTGTGGCCGGGCGACACCGTGGTCTGCAAGGGCCGCGTGAGCGACCGCCACGGCTCCGGCGGCCGGTACTTCGTCGAAATCGACCTCTGGGCGGAGAACCAGAAGGGCGAGCTCGTCATGAAGGGCGGCTCGCAGATCCAGCTCTTCTACTCCCTGGAGGACGAGAACCGGCAGCGCTCCGGCCAGTCCCCCATCGTGGTGGAGGTCCCCCGCGAGAGCCTGGTCGTCCCGGCGCCCGCCACCCCGGACGCCGCCACCAGCGCCCCGGCGCCCGCCGCCCCGGAGCGCGACCGGGACGAGGACGACGAGGACGACGACGAGGAGTCGGGCGAGCCCCGCTCCGGCGCCTCGTCCAAGAAGACCGCCCCCCGGGAGAAGCCCGCCGCGAAGACAGCGTCCCTCCCGGCCGCGAAGAAGGCCAAGAAGTAG
- a CDS encoding MaoC family dehydratase N-terminal domain-containing protein, producing the protein MLDKNAIGRASPPTLNEVEKGAIRRFAEAIGDYNPIYYDEEYARASGYPTIVAPPTFPASFHSAADLRELLGVGIKSLLHAEQGFDYERPIFAGDRIYVSTRVSDVFERPGMSGKMDIAVIEDEGRDEEGNLVFRARRTLVVRAAKENV; encoded by the coding sequence ATGCTGGACAAGAACGCGATTGGCCGCGCCTCGCCGCCGACGCTCAACGAGGTGGAGAAGGGCGCCATCCGGCGCTTCGCCGAGGCTATCGGCGACTACAATCCCATCTACTACGACGAGGAGTACGCCCGGGCCTCGGGCTATCCCACCATCGTCGCGCCGCCCACGTTCCCCGCGTCGTTCCATTCCGCCGCGGACCTCCGGGAGTTGTTGGGGGTGGGCATCAAGAGCCTGCTGCACGCGGAGCAGGGCTTCGACTACGAGCGGCCCATCTTCGCGGGGGACCGCATCTACGTGTCCACCCGCGTGTCGGACGTCTTCGAGCGGCCGGGCATGTCCGGCAAGATGGACATCGCGGTCATCGAGGACGAGGGCCGGGACGAAGAGGGCAACCTCGTCTTCCGCGCCCGCCGGACCCTCGTGGTGCGTGCCGCCAAGGAGAACGTCTGA